The following are encoded together in the Hydractinia symbiolongicarpus strain clone_291-10 chromosome 14, HSymV2.1, whole genome shotgun sequence genome:
- the LOC130625344 gene encoding cold shock domain-containing protein E1-like isoform X3 codes for MNSYKRERNLSMSPHGGINLLSSSPRQQNGKLSGRQRATSSPTPPNGTTYSKKEKGVIEKLLNSYGFVECASTGGRVFFHYSEYDGDPNNLLVGDCLEFSLTNDPRNNKLLAIKLSKLPPGSVVVESVSEEECVGRVEVEPRLTRNGEHPDPSTLGRVSYDKNGEFFFLPFTIHDIEKGEQIRKGDNVLFYVATNKRTGSLKARRIRYIADALKKTKMVQGIISSLKESFGFIERADVVAEIFFHYSEFNGDINEVMIGDDVEFHLQDRQGKEIAVKVKKLPAGTVVFEDISQNRHRGHVIKAINTRALNNSVDGHLTGMIEYQGKTDTHEVLFGDRDTEDDIILQKGDVVEFNVSTDRRDKLQRAVNIKLISVCVKNGQTRDYGVVSSLKDGFGFIKCTDQDLSIFFHFSEVLEQSHIINIGDEVEFTIENDPISRRQHATRIRFLPKGSVTFETVSTKRHVGVIEQVAPERNLKSPSKHNKEQDFGVVKCFLDGKETDIYYRIRDCRPREVPRYRDKVEFVLVTKKANQHQLARDISVLERNERKYQRGYICALKDSYGFIEVETHEREVFFHYSEFDSDSNQLEVGDEVQFVETKKTDKRSAENVTKIMSSTLTDEILPKVYDGVIVRPMRVVDPEQDEYEGLVQVLTNSNNSTTPKPDGGDEKTPQSEQPVYPFSISSLIQKKEALQTGNKVTFQLCIDRVTRKKRAASLSCKRNVVRGKVESIKGQFGFISYDSDDGKSVFFHMSEVQDDHGKDLKPGDDVRFVIVQNHKNAKKSAVRVYRIVDERPEHLTRRRSKRFSESGQSKVIILRQPNGPDGSKGFALNRDADVIKEQLSAIEINSEGEQLSENDIKEEESP; via the exons TCCACATGGAGGAATTAATCTGTTGTCTTCATCCCCCAGGCAACAGAATGGAAAGCTAAGTGGCCGCCAAAGGGCAACCTCATCCCCAACCCCCCCAAATGGAACAACATATTCAAAAAAGGAAAAGGGTGTAATTGAAAAGCTATTAAACTCGTATGGCTTTGTGGAATGTGCGTCTACAGGTGGACGTGTGTTTTTCCACTACAGTGAGTACGATGGAGATCCAAACAATCTTTTGGTTGGAG ACTGCCTGGAGTTTTCACTGACTAACGATCCACGAAATAATAAGCTGTTAGCAATCAAGCTGTCCAAGCTGCCACCAGGATCAGTAGTTGTTGAATCAGTATCAGAGGAGGAGTGTGTTGGTAGAGTTGAAGTAGAACCACGTTTAACAAGAAATGGAGAGCACCCAGATCCATCTACTCTTGGTCGCGTGAGTTATGATAAGAATGGG GAATTCTTCTTCCTTCCCTTCACCATTCATGATATTGAAAAGGGAGAGCAGATTCGTAAAGGTGACAACGTATTATTTTACGTTGCAACAAATAAACGGACTGGCTCCCTAAAAGCAAGACGCATCAGGTACATCGCAGatgctttgaaaaaaacaaagatgGTGCAAGGAATAATCAGTTCGTTAAAGGAATCATTTGGGTTTATCGAACGAGCAGATGTAGTTGCTGAAATTTTCTTTCATTACAGTGAGTTTAATGGTGACATAAACGAGGTGATGATTGGAGATGATGTTGAATTTCACCTTCAAGATCGTCAG GGTAAGGAGATTgctgtaaaagttaaaaagctGCCTGCTGGTACAGTGGTCTTTGAAGATATTTCCCAAAACAGACACCGAGGTCATGTTATTAAAGCTATCAACACAAGAGCGCTTAATAACTCAGTGGATGGCCATTTGACAGGTATGATTGAATATCAGGGAAAGACTGATACACATGAAGTTTTGTTCGGCGATCGTGATACTGAAGACGACATCATACTGCAGAAAGGTGACGTTGTGGAGTTCAATGTTTCTACag ATCGTAGGGATAAACTCCAACGTGCAGTGAACATAAAACTGATATCAGTGTGTGTCAAGAATGGACAAACACGTGACTATGGTGTTGTAAGCAGTTTAAAGGATGGCTTTGGTTTTATTAAATGCACGGACCAAGACCTGAGCATATTCTTTCATTTCAGTGAAGTTTTAGAACag tcTCACATCATAAACATTGGTGACGAAGTTGAGTTCACCATAGAAAAT GATCCGATATCAAGGCGCCAACATGCCACTCGTATTCGATTCCTTCCCAAGGGAAGTGTTACTTTCGAAACAGTTTCCACTAAGAGACATGTAGGGGTTATTGAGCAAGTCGCACCTGAAAGAAACTTAAAGAGTCCAAGCAAACATAACAA GGAACAGGATTTCGGTGTTGTTAAGTGTTTCTTGGATGGTAAAGAAACAGATATCTACTATCGCATTCGGGACTGCAGACCACGCGAAGTGCCGCGCTATCGCGATAAAGTTGAGTTTGTGTTGGTTACAAAGAAAGCCAACCAGCATCAACTGGCGCGCGACATCTCTGTGCTTGAACGCAACGAACGCAAATACCAGCGGGGATATATCTGCGCGTTGAAGGACTCTTACGGTTTTATCGAGGTTGAAACCCATGAGAGAGAGGTGTTCTTTCACTACAGCGAATTTGACAGCGATTCCAATCAATTGGAGGTCGGCGATGAAGTGCAATTTGTGGAAACGAAAAAGACAGACAAACGGAGCGCTGAAAACGTAACTAAAATAATGTCTTCCACGCTAACAGATGAAATCCTACCTAAAGTTTACGACGGTGTGATTGTAAGACCAATGAGAGTAGTTGATCCTGAG CAAGACGAGTATGAAGGTTTGGTGCAAGTTCTAACTAACAGTAACAACAGTACCACGCCCAAACCTGATGGTGGTGACGAGAAAACCCCGCAGAGTGAACAACCTGTCTATCCTTTCAGTATATCCAGTTTAATCCAGAAGAAAGAAGCGCTGCAGACTGGTAACAAG GTGACGTTCCAGCTGTGCATCGATCGTGTAACGCGTAAGAAACGAGCTGCTAGTTTATCGTGTAAACGAAACGTTGTTCGCGGGAAGGTGGAATCAATCAAAGGCCAG TTTGGTTTCATCTCATACGATAGTGATGACGGCAAGAGCGTGTTTTTTCACATGTCTGAAGTACAAGATGATCATGGTAAAGATCTCAAG CCTGGTGACGATGTTCGCTTTGTGATTGTGCAGAATCATAAAAACGCGAAGAAAAGCGCTGTTCGCGTGTATAGAATTGT ggaCGAACGACCTGAACATTTGACACGAAGAAGAAGTAAACGCTTCTCAGAAAGTGGGCAGAGCAA agTAATCATTCTGCGACAACCAAACGGCCCCGACGGATCGAAAGGATTTGCTCTTAACCGGGATGCTGATGTTATCAAGGAGCAACTCTCTGCTATTGAGATCAACAGCGAAGGGGAGCAGCTTTCTGAGAATGACATCAAAGAAGAAGAGAGTCCTTGA
- the LOC130625344 gene encoding cold shock domain-containing protein E1-like isoform X2: MYTNGYYKEQFYYLEEKRILIEIQIKDTINKMNSYKRERNLSMSPHGGINLLSSSPRQQNGKLSGRQRATSSPTPPNGTTYSKKEKGVIEKLLNSYGFVECASTGGRVFFHYSEYDGDPNNLLVGDCLEFSLTNDPRNNKLLAIKLSKLPPGSVVVESVSEEECVGRVEVEPRLTRNGEHPDPSTLGRVSYDKNGEFFFLPFTIHDIEKGEQIRKGDNVLFYVATNKRTGSLKARRIRYIADALKKTKMVQGIISSLKESFGFIERADVVAEIFFHYSEFNGDINEVMIGDDVEFHLQDRQGKEIAVKVKKLPAGTVVFEDISQNRHRGHVIKAINTRALNNSVDGHLTGMIEYQGKTDTHEVLFGDRDTEDDIILQKGDVVEFNVSTDRRDKLQRAVNIKLISVCVKNGQTRDYGVVSSLKDGFGFIKCTDQDLSIFFHFSEVLEQSHIINIGDEVEFTIENDPISRRQHATRIRFLPKGSVTFETVSTKRHVGVIEQVAPERNLKSPSKHNKEQDFGVVKCFLDGKETDIYYRIRDCRPREVPRYRDKVEFVLVTKKANQHQLARDISVLERNERKYQRGYICALKDSYGFIEVETHEREVFFHYSEFDSDSNQLEVGDEVQFVETKKTDKRSAENVTKIMSSTLTDEILPKVYDGVIVRPMRVVDPEQDEYEGLVQVLTNSNNSTTPKPDGGDEKTPQSEQPVYPFSISSLIQKKEALQTGNKVTFQLCIDRVTRKKRAASLSCKRNVVRGKVESIKGQFGFISYDSDDGKSVFFHMSEVQDDHGKDLKPGDDVRFVIVQNHKNAKKSAVRVYRIVDERPEHLTRRRSKRFSESGQSKVIILRQPNGPDGSKGFALNRDADVIKEQLSAIEINSEGEQLSENDIKEEESP; encoded by the exons TCCACATGGAGGAATTAATCTGTTGTCTTCATCCCCCAGGCAACAGAATGGAAAGCTAAGTGGCCGCCAAAGGGCAACCTCATCCCCAACCCCCCCAAATGGAACAACATATTCAAAAAAGGAAAAGGGTGTAATTGAAAAGCTATTAAACTCGTATGGCTTTGTGGAATGTGCGTCTACAGGTGGACGTGTGTTTTTCCACTACAGTGAGTACGATGGAGATCCAAACAATCTTTTGGTTGGAG ACTGCCTGGAGTTTTCACTGACTAACGATCCACGAAATAATAAGCTGTTAGCAATCAAGCTGTCCAAGCTGCCACCAGGATCAGTAGTTGTTGAATCAGTATCAGAGGAGGAGTGTGTTGGTAGAGTTGAAGTAGAACCACGTTTAACAAGAAATGGAGAGCACCCAGATCCATCTACTCTTGGTCGCGTGAGTTATGATAAGAATGGG GAATTCTTCTTCCTTCCCTTCACCATTCATGATATTGAAAAGGGAGAGCAGATTCGTAAAGGTGACAACGTATTATTTTACGTTGCAACAAATAAACGGACTGGCTCCCTAAAAGCAAGACGCATCAGGTACATCGCAGatgctttgaaaaaaacaaagatgGTGCAAGGAATAATCAGTTCGTTAAAGGAATCATTTGGGTTTATCGAACGAGCAGATGTAGTTGCTGAAATTTTCTTTCATTACAGTGAGTTTAATGGTGACATAAACGAGGTGATGATTGGAGATGATGTTGAATTTCACCTTCAAGATCGTCAG GGTAAGGAGATTgctgtaaaagttaaaaagctGCCTGCTGGTACAGTGGTCTTTGAAGATATTTCCCAAAACAGACACCGAGGTCATGTTATTAAAGCTATCAACACAAGAGCGCTTAATAACTCAGTGGATGGCCATTTGACAGGTATGATTGAATATCAGGGAAAGACTGATACACATGAAGTTTTGTTCGGCGATCGTGATACTGAAGACGACATCATACTGCAGAAAGGTGACGTTGTGGAGTTCAATGTTTCTACag ATCGTAGGGATAAACTCCAACGTGCAGTGAACATAAAACTGATATCAGTGTGTGTCAAGAATGGACAAACACGTGACTATGGTGTTGTAAGCAGTTTAAAGGATGGCTTTGGTTTTATTAAATGCACGGACCAAGACCTGAGCATATTCTTTCATTTCAGTGAAGTTTTAGAACag tcTCACATCATAAACATTGGTGACGAAGTTGAGTTCACCATAGAAAAT GATCCGATATCAAGGCGCCAACATGCCACTCGTATTCGATTCCTTCCCAAGGGAAGTGTTACTTTCGAAACAGTTTCCACTAAGAGACATGTAGGGGTTATTGAGCAAGTCGCACCTGAAAGAAACTTAAAGAGTCCAAGCAAACATAACAA GGAACAGGATTTCGGTGTTGTTAAGTGTTTCTTGGATGGTAAAGAAACAGATATCTACTATCGCATTCGGGACTGCAGACCACGCGAAGTGCCGCGCTATCGCGATAAAGTTGAGTTTGTGTTGGTTACAAAGAAAGCCAACCAGCATCAACTGGCGCGCGACATCTCTGTGCTTGAACGCAACGAACGCAAATACCAGCGGGGATATATCTGCGCGTTGAAGGACTCTTACGGTTTTATCGAGGTTGAAACCCATGAGAGAGAGGTGTTCTTTCACTACAGCGAATTTGACAGCGATTCCAATCAATTGGAGGTCGGCGATGAAGTGCAATTTGTGGAAACGAAAAAGACAGACAAACGGAGCGCTGAAAACGTAACTAAAATAATGTCTTCCACGCTAACAGATGAAATCCTACCTAAAGTTTACGACGGTGTGATTGTAAGACCAATGAGAGTAGTTGATCCTGAG CAAGACGAGTATGAAGGTTTGGTGCAAGTTCTAACTAACAGTAACAACAGTACCACGCCCAAACCTGATGGTGGTGACGAGAAAACCCCGCAGAGTGAACAACCTGTCTATCCTTTCAGTATATCCAGTTTAATCCAGAAGAAAGAAGCGCTGCAGACTGGTAACAAG GTGACGTTCCAGCTGTGCATCGATCGTGTAACGCGTAAGAAACGAGCTGCTAGTTTATCGTGTAAACGAAACGTTGTTCGCGGGAAGGTGGAATCAATCAAAGGCCAG TTTGGTTTCATCTCATACGATAGTGATGACGGCAAGAGCGTGTTTTTTCACATGTCTGAAGTACAAGATGATCATGGTAAAGATCTCAAG CCTGGTGACGATGTTCGCTTTGTGATTGTGCAGAATCATAAAAACGCGAAGAAAAGCGCTGTTCGCGTGTATAGAATTGT ggaCGAACGACCTGAACATTTGACACGAAGAAGAAGTAAACGCTTCTCAGAAAGTGGGCAGAGCAA agTAATCATTCTGCGACAACCAAACGGCCCCGACGGATCGAAAGGATTTGCTCTTAACCGGGATGCTGATGTTATCAAGGAGCAACTCTCTGCTATTGAGATCAACAGCGAAGGGGAGCAGCTTTCTGAGAATGACATCAAAGAAGAAGAGAGTCCTTGA